One window of the Nocardia huaxiensis genome contains the following:
- a CDS encoding MFS transporter, with amino-acid sequence MTEISAQQTPAPSPTPPDPHPGGDAHAGIAHSGANSSAPQSLSTEQSAAATDAAASRAARRALLVACGAAFVAFLDLSVVNIAFPAITRDFPGAAPTALTWVVSGYAVAFAALLTPAGQLADALGRGRVFLAALAGFALTSLLCAVAPGAEWLIAGRFLQGATAAFLIPAGLGLVLSVTPPARIGVAMAAWTAAGGFAATIGPAIGGALVEWFGWRSVFVINLPIAALLIMLGLRLAAGAERPGAGLPDPVGTVATALGIGAVVAAVTEGQRWGWGDWRTLVCGLGGLALLAVALWRSRRHPRPAIAVGLWRSHRYALVNATSFVFGATMFAWLLAGPLWLDRVWQYSVLESAGAMTFGAIASMVTAVLAGRAPDAWQRWLGVLGALMFAAATLFMSTDTWNTTPALWSAWLPAGLLGGGGIGIIVTVLGTTAAKSLPPQRFAAGVGMNLTSRQSGGALGVAILAAVFAAHPTDGLTAFHTLFAICAAIAVAAAVLAAVPARAEENL; translated from the coding sequence ATGACCGAGATCTCCGCGCAGCAAACCCCCGCGCCCTCCCCCACCCCACCCGATCCCCACCCCGGCGGCGATGCGCACGCTGGCATCGCACACAGCGGCGCGAATAGCTCTGCGCCGCAATCCCTCTCGACCGAACAATCCGCGGCGGCGACCGATGCGGCCGCTTCCCGGGCGGCGCGGCGTGCGCTGCTCGTGGCGTGCGGCGCGGCATTCGTTGCCTTCCTGGATCTTTCGGTGGTGAACATCGCCTTTCCCGCCATCACGCGGGACTTCCCGGGCGCCGCGCCGACCGCGCTCACCTGGGTGGTCAGCGGGTACGCGGTGGCGTTCGCGGCGCTGCTGACACCGGCCGGGCAGTTGGCCGACGCGCTCGGGCGCGGACGCGTATTCCTTGCGGCGCTGGCCGGATTCGCGCTGACCTCGCTGCTGTGCGCGGTCGCTCCGGGGGCGGAGTGGCTCATTGCCGGGCGCTTCCTGCAGGGCGCGACGGCCGCCTTCCTGATTCCGGCGGGCCTCGGCCTCGTGCTGAGCGTCACCCCGCCCGCGCGCATCGGCGTGGCCATGGCCGCCTGGACGGCAGCGGGTGGCTTCGCCGCGACCATCGGTCCCGCCATCGGTGGCGCGTTGGTCGAATGGTTCGGCTGGCGTTCGGTTTTCGTGATCAATCTGCCCATCGCGGCGCTGCTCATCATGCTCGGGCTGCGGCTCGCGGCCGGTGCGGAGCGGCCCGGCGCTGGTCTGCCCGATCCGGTCGGCACTGTCGCGACCGCGCTCGGCATCGGCGCGGTGGTCGCGGCCGTGACCGAGGGCCAGCGGTGGGGCTGGGGCGATTGGCGCACGCTCGTTTGCGGGCTCGGTGGACTGGCGCTGCTGGCCGTCGCACTGTGGCGTTCGCGGCGGCATCCGCGTCCGGCCATCGCGGTCGGGCTGTGGCGCAGCCACCGCTATGCCCTGGTCAATGCCACATCCTTCGTGTTCGGCGCGACCATGTTCGCCTGGCTGCTGGCCGGGCCACTGTGGCTGGATCGGGTGTGGCAGTACTCGGTGCTGGAGTCGGCGGGCGCCATGACCTTCGGCGCGATCGCCTCCATGGTGACCGCGGTCCTGGCCGGCCGCGCGCCCGACGCCTGGCAGCGGTGGCTGGGCGTGCTCGGCGCACTCATGTTCGCCGCGGCGACCCTGTTCATGAGCACCGATACCTGGAACACGACACCCGCCCTGTGGTCGGCCTGGCTGCCGGCGGGCCTGCTGGGCGGCGGCGGAATCGGCATCATCGTCACCGTGCTGGGCACCACCGCCGCGAAATCGCTTCCCCCGCAACGATTCGCTGCCGGAGTGGGCATGAACCTCACCTCCCGGCAGTCCGGTGGCGCACTCGGCGTGGCCATTCTCGCCGCCGTCTTCGCCGCCCATCCCACCGACGGGCTGACCGCCTTCCACACCCTGTTCGCGATCTGTGCGGCCATCGCGGTCGCCGCGGCCGTACTCGCGGCCGTTCCCGCCCGAGCCGAGGAGAACCTGTGA
- a CDS encoding TetR/AcrR family transcriptional regulator, with amino-acid sequence MQSSEEQISDQRLLKGARARASIARHAAFVASAEGLTGLSLGKLATDLGVSKSGVATLFGTKENLQLAAVQSAREVFIDHVARPAFEAARGMPRLRALVGNWLDYIAEPVMPGGCFRVAGLAEFDSRPGPVRDALAADREEWFALLEKEIRRAQEQGHLVGRDPHALAFQLDALVASANTAARLGDETAIPTARAIIDTLLENES; translated from the coding sequence GTGCAGTCCTCTGAAGAGCAGATTTCCGATCAGCGCCTGCTGAAGGGGGCGCGGGCGCGGGCGAGCATCGCCCGGCACGCCGCCTTCGTCGCCTCGGCGGAGGGGCTCACCGGGTTGAGTCTCGGCAAGCTCGCGACGGATCTGGGGGTGAGCAAGAGTGGTGTCGCGACGCTGTTCGGCACCAAGGAGAATTTGCAGCTGGCCGCCGTGCAGTCGGCGCGTGAGGTGTTCATCGACCATGTCGCGCGCCCGGCCTTCGAAGCCGCCCGGGGGATGCCGCGACTGCGTGCGCTGGTCGGCAACTGGCTCGACTACATCGCCGAACCGGTCATGCCGGGCGGCTGCTTCCGCGTGGCCGGACTCGCCGAGTTCGACAGCCGTCCGGGGCCGGTGCGCGACGCCCTGGCCGCGGATCGCGAGGAGTGGTTCGCGTTGCTGGAGAAGGAGATTCGGCGCGCGCAGGAGCAAGGGCATCTTGTGGGCCGCGACCCGCACGCCCTCGCCTTCCAGCTCGATGCCCTGGTGGCGAGCGCGAACACCGCGGCGCGTCTGGGCGACGAGACCGCCATCCCGACCGCGCGCGCCATCATCGATACTCTGCTCGAGAATGAGTCGTAA
- a CDS encoding YnfA family protein — protein sequence MTVLRSIILFGLAAVAEIGGAWLIWQGVREQRGWAWMGAGVAALGLYGFVATLQPDANFGRILAAYGGVFVAGSLIWGMAMDGFRPDRWDVLGALVCLAGVGLIMYAPRST from the coding sequence ATGACCGTCTTGCGCTCGATCATCCTGTTCGGACTGGCCGCCGTCGCCGAGATCGGCGGCGCGTGGCTGATCTGGCAGGGGGTGCGCGAGCAGCGCGGGTGGGCGTGGATGGGCGCAGGCGTGGCCGCGCTCGGGCTCTACGGGTTCGTGGCGACGCTGCAGCCGGACGCCAACTTCGGCCGCATCCTCGCGGCGTACGGCGGAGTGTTCGTGGCCGGGTCGCTGATCTGGGGCATGGCGATGGACGGATTCCGGCCCGACCGCTGGGATGTGCTCGGCGCACTGGTCTGCCTGGCGGGCGTCGGGCTCATCATGTACGCGCCTCGTTCAACGTGA
- a CDS encoding Dyp-type peroxidase, with protein sequence MADQAQPHPARLSRRRLLGGGAAAAGVAGAAGIGWGAATLTHREHDRDSGLDTVPFYGRHQGGIDTEPQGHVAFVGFDLAPGSDRDDVIGLLKIWTDDAARLTQGRPALADTEKELAMRPARLTVTVGFGPDLFAKAGMNHARPHWLKQLPPFAIDRLDQAYTGGDLLLQVCADEATTVSHAVRVLSKHVKSLVSVRWVQRGFRNAPKGRTMRNLMGQVDGTVNIAPGTSDFDRLVWDDGAGRRWMAGGTSLVLRRIAIAMDTWDELDDDARALTVGRRVSDGAPLTGTKEFDDPDFAAVDQYGIPVIPPSSHIARAHHTTDTERFLRRGYNYDDPPAPGSVSNSGLLFAAYQRDVDAQYLPVQQRLAEFDALNQWTTPVGSAVFAIPPGVPQPGRYLGQQLFEEPMS encoded by the coding sequence GTGGCTGATCAGGCTCAGCCGCACCCCGCCCGGCTGTCCCGGCGGCGACTGCTCGGTGGCGGCGCGGCCGCGGCCGGTGTCGCCGGGGCGGCCGGAATCGGCTGGGGCGCGGCCACTCTCACCCACCGCGAACACGACCGCGACAGCGGGCTCGACACGGTGCCGTTCTACGGGCGGCATCAGGGCGGGATCGATACCGAGCCGCAAGGTCATGTGGCCTTCGTCGGATTCGATCTGGCGCCGGGCTCGGATCGCGACGATGTGATCGGCCTGCTCAAGATCTGGACCGATGACGCCGCCCGCCTCACCCAGGGCAGGCCCGCGCTCGCCGACACCGAGAAGGAGCTGGCCATGCGGCCGGCCCGGCTCACCGTGACGGTCGGGTTCGGGCCGGACCTGTTCGCCAAGGCGGGCATGAATCATGCCCGGCCGCACTGGCTCAAACAGTTGCCGCCGTTCGCCATCGACCGCCTGGACCAGGCGTACACCGGCGGCGACCTGCTGCTACAGGTGTGCGCCGACGAGGCCACCACGGTCTCGCACGCGGTGCGGGTGCTGTCCAAGCATGTGAAATCGCTGGTATCGGTGCGGTGGGTGCAGCGCGGATTCCGCAATGCGCCCAAGGGCCGGACCATGCGCAATCTCATGGGCCAGGTGGACGGGACGGTCAATATCGCGCCGGGCACAAGCGATTTCGATCGCCTCGTCTGGGACGACGGCGCCGGGCGGCGGTGGATGGCGGGCGGCACCTCCCTGGTGCTGCGGCGCATCGCCATCGCCATGGACACCTGGGACGAACTCGACGATGACGCGCGTGCACTCACCGTCGGCCGCCGCGTGTCCGACGGCGCACCCCTCACCGGCACAAAGGAATTCGACGATCCGGATTTCGCGGCCGTCGATCAGTACGGGATTCCGGTGATCCCGCCGTCGTCGCATATCGCTCGCGCGCATCACACCACCGACACCGAGCGGTTCCTGCGTCGCGGATACAACTACGACGACCCGCCGGCCCCTGGCTCGGTGTCGAACTCGGGGTTGCTGTTCGCGGCGTATCAGCGGGATGTCGATGCGCAGTATCTGCCGGTGCAGCAGCGACTGGCGGAATTCGATGCGCTCAATCAGTGGACGACACCGGTCGGTTCGGCTGTTTTCGCGATTCCACCGGGTGTTCCACAACCCGGCCGATATCTCGGACAGCAGCTGTTCGAGGAGCCCATGAGCTGA
- a CDS encoding copper chaperone PCu(A)C → MSPSVRTRAFTPKVRRFGAAAAIASLAVFPVACSSSNSPAAPANAAAAVTMKDQWIKAADSGMSAAFGVFENSSDQPVNLVAATSPVSATVEIHEVTADAAGNKSMHPKEGGLVIPAHGSATLRPGADHLMFMGLKEPLRTGAETPITLTFADGSTTTVTAQVRDFAGGNENYGATENPAHGG, encoded by the coding sequence GTGTCCCCATCCGTCCGCACCCGTGCGTTCACCCCGAAGGTCCGCCGTTTCGGCGCGGCCGCGGCCATCGCGTCGCTGGCCGTCTTCCCGGTGGCCTGTTCCTCCTCGAATTCGCCCGCCGCCCCGGCGAATGCGGCCGCCGCCGTCACCATGAAGGATCAGTGGATCAAGGCCGCCGACAGCGGCATGTCCGCCGCCTTCGGCGTCTTCGAGAATTCGAGCGACCAGCCCGTCAATCTGGTGGCCGCCACCAGCCCGGTCTCGGCGACCGTGGAAATCCACGAGGTCACCGCCGATGCCGCCGGCAACAAGTCCATGCATCCCAAGGAGGGTGGCCTCGTCATTCCCGCGCACGGGTCGGCCACGCTGCGCCCGGGGGCCGATCACCTCATGTTCATGGGGTTGAAGGAGCCGCTGCGCACCGGCGCGGAAACGCCCATCACCCTGACCTTCGCGGACGGTTCCACCACCACCGTCACCGCGCAGGTGCGCGACTTCGCGGGCGGCAACGAGAACTACGGCGCGACCGAGAATCCCGCCCACGGTGGCTGA
- a CDS encoding response regulator transcription factor, producing MESNQQRTGRRILVVEDEPTIAESIAARLRAEGFDVDLAHDGPAAVAAAESLDPDLVVLDVMLPGFDGLEVCRRIQARRPLPVLMLTARTDETDMLVGLGVGADDYLTKPFSMRVLTARVHALLRRVERTAAPGAPLVVGDLRIDTDQRRVWRGGAETQLTPLEFDLLVHLAKRPRTVLARERLLSEVWGWADASGTRAVDSHVKALRRKLGADLIRTVHGVGYALEAR from the coding sequence ATGGAGTCGAACCAGCAGCGCACCGGACGGCGGATCCTCGTGGTGGAGGACGAGCCCACCATCGCCGAATCCATCGCGGCCCGGCTGCGTGCCGAAGGGTTCGACGTGGACCTGGCGCACGACGGCCCGGCCGCCGTGGCCGCCGCGGAATCCCTGGACCCGGATCTGGTGGTGCTCGATGTGATGCTGCCCGGTTTCGACGGGCTCGAGGTGTGCCGCAGGATTCAGGCCCGGCGGCCGCTGCCGGTGCTCATGCTCACCGCGCGCACCGATGAGACCGACATGCTGGTGGGCCTCGGTGTGGGCGCGGACGACTATCTGACCAAGCCGTTCTCCATGCGGGTGCTGACCGCGCGGGTGCATGCCCTGCTGCGGCGGGTCGAGCGCACCGCCGCGCCGGGGGCGCCCCTGGTCGTCGGGGACCTGCGCATCGATACCGATCAGCGCCGGGTGTGGCGGGGCGGGGCCGAAACCCAGCTCACGCCTTTGGAATTCGATCTGCTCGTGCATCTGGCCAAGCGGCCGCGCACCGTGCTCGCGCGGGAGCGCCTGCTCAGCGAGGTGTGGGGCTGGGCCGACGCCTCCGGCACCCGGGCGGTCGACAGTCATGTGAAGGCGTTGCGCCGCAAGCTCGGAGCGGATCTGATTCGCACCGTGCACGGCGTGGGATACGCGCTGGAGGCGCGATGA
- a CDS encoding HAMP domain-containing sensor histidine kinase, whose protein sequence is MTGEPVRPERAGRVRGWWGSTATTVHTAVKPYTDRLAEWLPRPLDRVRFIKLKLAILMVGSGAVAFGFFAVRVGWLPPRTAMAATFIALVTSQFLAHGMTRPLREMTAAAKRMAQGDYSHRVRATSRDEVGQLAEAFNQMAADLGAADQQRREFIANVSHELRTPITALGAVLENLVDGVSEPDPATLRTALAQTERLSALVSELLALSSIEAGAVRLEREHMTLEPLLKEVVAEAEVMAAAIDRPVRFTIDLPDPALIVHADRARLHQVLLNLLDNATRHGPAHGEVRIAACTLRSEVVIDVQDEGPGIPPADRARIFERFTRGGRQTSGGTGLGLAIARWIIELHGGTVAVADPGSRIRITLPI, encoded by the coding sequence ATGACGGGCGAACCCGTGCGGCCGGAGCGGGCCGGGCGGGTACGCGGGTGGTGGGGCAGCACTGCGACCACCGTGCATACGGCGGTGAAGCCGTATACGGATCGGCTCGCGGAGTGGCTGCCGCGCCCCCTGGATCGGGTGCGGTTCATCAAGCTGAAGCTGGCCATCCTCATGGTCGGTTCGGGTGCGGTGGCCTTCGGGTTCTTCGCGGTGCGCGTGGGCTGGCTGCCGCCGCGAACCGCCATGGCGGCCACCTTCATCGCCCTGGTGACCTCGCAGTTCCTGGCGCACGGCATGACCCGGCCGCTGCGGGAGATGACCGCCGCCGCCAAACGCATGGCCCAGGGCGACTATTCGCACCGCGTGCGCGCCACCTCCCGCGACGAGGTCGGGCAGCTGGCCGAGGCGTTCAATCAGATGGCCGCCGACCTGGGCGCGGCCGATCAGCAGCGCCGCGAGTTCATCGCCAATGTGTCGCACGAATTGCGCACGCCCATCACCGCTTTGGGTGCGGTGCTGGAGAATCTGGTCGACGGCGTGTCCGAACCCGACCCGGCCACCCTGCGCACCGCCCTGGCCCAGACCGAGCGGCTCAGCGCCCTGGTGTCCGAACTGCTGGCCCTGTCCAGCATCGAGGCGGGCGCGGTCCGCCTCGAGCGCGAGCACATGACTCTGGAACCCCTGTTGAAAGAGGTTGTCGCCGAAGCCGAAGTCATGGCCGCCGCCATCGACCGCCCCGTGCGCTTCACGATCGATCTCCCCGACCCGGCCCTCATCGTGCACGCCGACCGTGCCCGCCTGCACCAGGTCCTGCTGAACCTCCTGGACAATGCCACCCGCCACGGTCCCGCCCACGGCGAGGTCCGCATAGCGGCCTGCACCCTCCGCTCCGAAGTCGTCATCGACGTGCAGGACGAGGGGCCCGGTATTCCACCCGCGGACCGCGCTCGCATCTTCGAACGTTTCACCCGTGGCGGCCGTCAAACCAGTGGTGGCACCGGCCTCGGCCTGGCCATCGCCCGCTGGATCATCGAGTTGCACGGCGGCACCGTCGCGGTCGCCGACCCTGGTTCCCGTATCCGCATCACCCTGCCCATCTGA
- a CDS encoding DUF4153 domain-containing protein, whose amino-acid sequence MPENPTPPDNSDNPPVDPGDSPESAAPVASGVAVAERPAEPADRGVAQLYPGQLPAPVRPPRSVRIPFPHGGPAAIVVSGVAAAVLIPRDRPGIGWLLAGVVVAIAVYTVDRAARRATAAPDDAAAAVGENAAAAPESETAVVPAGPGDRVVWWERVWWTGLALALLSVGAFRAAAWLFALCVLGAAVAGSLAVVGRRSVYGMAFDVLAVPFTAAISVPWVYRGLERAQRRRGASGSHRVWWSVAVTVALLLVVVPLLAGADAVFARMVAAVVPEMEVAALWRWVWVFATAGLGTAGALYLLAGPPRVAVDAESGVTRLISRRFTRLEWGLPVGALTLVFAVFVATQLAVLFGGDEYVQRTAELTYAEYARTGFWQLSIVSMLTLGVIWLVWQGAAKRTGAERLWLRIALGLVSALSLVIVASAVSRMWIYQQAYGFTVLRLMVEAFELWIGFVYLLVAASLMRLDRRWPARAALGVGLATLLALAVLNPEKIVAERNIDRWEAGKALDTRYLSRLSADALPAVDRLPERERAQIAGPIRAGLEPDPWQGWNLSRASGR is encoded by the coding sequence ATGCCCGAAAACCCCACCCCGCCAGACAATTCCGACAACCCACCCGTCGATCCCGGCGACTCGCCCGAATCCGCCGCCCCGGTTGCGTCCGGTGTCGCCGTGGCGGAGCGGCCTGCCGAACCGGCTGATCGGGGTGTGGCGCAGCTCTATCCGGGACAGCTTCCGGCACCGGTGCGGCCGCCTCGGTCGGTGCGCATTCCGTTTCCGCACGGTGGTCCGGCCGCGATCGTGGTGTCCGGAGTGGCTGCGGCCGTGTTGATTCCACGGGACCGTCCGGGCATCGGGTGGCTGCTCGCGGGAGTGGTGGTGGCGATCGCGGTGTACACGGTCGATCGTGCCGCTCGCCGCGCGACTGCGGCGCCCGATGATGCCGCGGCTGCGGTCGGGGAGAACGCAGCGGCGGCACCGGAATCCGAGACCGCCGTCGTACCGGCCGGTCCGGGTGATCGGGTGGTGTGGTGGGAGCGGGTGTGGTGGACGGGATTGGCGTTGGCGCTGTTGAGTGTCGGGGCGTTCCGGGCCGCGGCGTGGTTGTTCGCCCTGTGCGTGCTGGGGGCCGCGGTGGCGGGGTCGCTGGCCGTGGTGGGGCGTCGGTCGGTGTACGGGATGGCCTTCGATGTGCTGGCCGTGCCGTTCACGGCGGCCATTTCGGTGCCGTGGGTGTATCGCGGGCTGGAGCGGGCTCAGCGCCGCAGGGGGGCGTCGGGGTCTCATCGGGTGTGGTGGTCGGTGGCGGTGACCGTCGCCTTGCTGCTGGTGGTGGTGCCCTTGCTGGCCGGGGCGGACGCGGTGTTCGCGCGGATGGTGGCGGCGGTGGTGCCGGAAATGGAGGTGGCGGCACTGTGGCGGTGGGTGTGGGTGTTCGCCACGGCGGGACTGGGGACGGCGGGGGCCCTGTATCTGCTGGCCGGGCCGCCGCGGGTGGCGGTGGACGCGGAATCCGGTGTGACGCGGTTGATTTCACGCCGCTTCACCCGGCTGGAATGGGGGCTGCCGGTGGGGGCGCTGACGCTGGTGTTCGCGGTGTTCGTGGCGACGCAGCTGGCGGTGCTGTTCGGCGGTGACGAGTATGTGCAGCGCACGGCCGAGCTGACCTACGCGGAGTACGCGCGCACCGGGTTCTGGCAGCTGTCGATCGTGAGCATGCTGACGCTGGGCGTGATCTGGCTGGTCTGGCAGGGCGCGGCCAAACGGACCGGGGCCGAACGGCTCTGGTTGCGGATCGCGCTGGGGCTGGTGAGCGCGCTGTCGCTGGTGATCGTGGCGTCGGCGGTGAGCCGCATGTGGATCTACCAGCAGGCGTACGGCTTCACGGTGCTGCGCCTCATGGTCGAGGCGTTCGAGTTGTGGATCGGCTTCGTCTACCTGCTGGTGGCGGCGAGCCTGATGCGCTTGGATCGGCGCTGGCCGGCGCGGGCCGCGCTCGGCGTGGGCCTGGCCACCCTGCTGGCGCTGGCCGTCCTCAACCCGGAAAAGATTGTGGCCGAACGCAATATCGACCGATGGGAGGCGGGAAAGGCGCTCGACACCAGGTATCTGAGCAGGCTGTCCGCCGACGCCCTGCCCGCCGTGGACCGGCTGCCGGAGCGCGAGCGCGCCCAGATCGCCGGGCCGATTCGCGCGGGCCTCGAGCCGGACCCGTGGCAGGGCTGGAACCTCTCCCGCGCCTCGGGCCGCTAG
- a CDS encoding TIGR03619 family F420-dependent LLM class oxidoreductase produces the protein MKIGFSLPQHGSQARQGAQVARFAAEIEKAGADSLWVGERLLAAVNPTIGYAGKDTIPDEFNAVLDPFLLLGVAAAVTERVRLGTNVLVAPLHRPAQLARSLTTLDVMSGGRLVPGFGIGWSPEEYEAAQVPFTHRGARLDETLDALEAIWTTDPASYEGTFVTVPAHRSELKPVQRPRPPIWLGAFNPAGLARIGQRGDGWLPVVPVPGPPGWGKQLLKLRALVDQAAEAAGRDPGAIGTIVRVNVAAGTDPALIADTIEQVAADTGFDDFFIDLMYVTDSVNGMFDTAAGLLDRLR, from the coding sequence GTGAAAATCGGATTCTCTCTCCCCCAGCACGGTTCGCAGGCCCGGCAGGGCGCGCAGGTGGCGCGGTTCGCGGCCGAGATCGAGAAGGCGGGAGCGGACAGCCTCTGGGTCGGCGAACGGCTCCTCGCGGCGGTGAATCCGACGATCGGCTATGCGGGCAAGGACACCATTCCGGACGAGTTCAACGCGGTGCTGGATCCGTTCCTGCTGCTCGGGGTGGCCGCGGCGGTCACCGAGCGGGTCCGGCTGGGCACGAATGTGCTTGTCGCGCCGCTGCATCGGCCCGCGCAGCTGGCCCGGTCGCTGACCACCCTGGATGTGATGAGCGGCGGACGGCTGGTACCCGGATTCGGAATCGGCTGGTCACCCGAGGAGTACGAGGCCGCGCAGGTGCCGTTCACGCATCGCGGGGCCCGGCTGGACGAGACCCTCGATGCGCTCGAAGCCATCTGGACCACCGATCCGGCCAGCTACGAAGGCACATTCGTGACTGTGCCCGCGCATCGCAGTGAATTGAAGCCGGTGCAGCGGCCGCGGCCGCCGATCTGGCTGGGCGCGTTCAACCCGGCCGGGCTGGCGCGCATCGGGCAGCGCGGCGACGGATGGCTGCCGGTGGTGCCGGTGCCCGGACCGCCCGGATGGGGCAAGCAGCTGCTGAAGCTGCGGGCCCTGGTCGATCAGGCGGCCGAGGCGGCGGGCCGCGATCCGGGTGCGATCGGGACCATCGTGCGCGTGAACGTGGCCGCGGGCACCGATCCGGCGCTCATCGCCGACACCATCGAACAGGTCGCGGCCGATACCGGTTTCGATGATTTCTTCATCGACCTCATGTACGTGACCGACTCGGTGAACGGCATGTTCGACACCGCCGCCGGGCTGCTCGACCGGCTGCGCTAG
- a CDS encoding SDR family NAD(P)-dependent oxidoreductase — translation MKTMLITGATSGIGLAAAQQLAGQGHRLVLVGRNPEKLSTAADLVRAAGAGAVDTLRCDIGSLGAVRELARTVQAHYGRLDVLANNAGGFHVRRTETGDGIEATFAVNHLGGFLLTELLMDLLLHSSPARILFTSSVMHFGATLDTEDLSLRRGYNPSAAYGRAKLANVLYVRELSRRLAGTGVTANAFHPGVVATGIWDAAPWVVRPAMAAVKKLFMISPERGGEALSYLASDPDVGAVSGCYFQRNRVKAPSHAARDDEAARRLHRACAELTGLRD, via the coding sequence ATGAAGACCATGCTCATCACGGGGGCCACATCGGGCATCGGTCTGGCCGCCGCGCAGCAGCTGGCCGGGCAGGGGCATCGGCTGGTACTCGTCGGACGCAATCCCGAAAAACTCTCCACCGCAGCCGATCTGGTGCGTGCGGCCGGCGCCGGGGCGGTCGATACGCTGCGCTGCGACATCGGATCGCTCGGCGCGGTCCGCGAACTGGCCAGGACAGTCCAGGCCCATTACGGCAGACTCGATGTCCTGGCCAATAATGCGGGCGGATTCCATGTGCGCCGCACCGAAACCGGCGACGGCATCGAGGCCACCTTCGCGGTGAATCACCTCGGCGGCTTCCTGCTCACCGAACTGCTCATGGACCTGCTGCTGCACAGCTCCCCCGCGCGCATCCTGTTCACCTCGTCCGTCATGCATTTCGGGGCGACCCTCGACACCGAGGACCTGAGCCTGCGGCGCGGCTACAACCCGTCCGCGGCGTACGGGCGCGCCAAACTCGCCAATGTGCTGTATGTGCGCGAACTCTCGCGGCGGCTGGCGGGAACGGGCGTGACCGCCAATGCCTTTCACCCGGGTGTGGTCGCCACCGGCATCTGGGACGCCGCGCCCTGGGTCGTGCGGCCCGCCATGGCGGCGGTCAAGAAGCTGTTCATGATCTCGCCCGAACGCGGCGGCGAGGCGCTCAGCTATCTGGCCTCCGATCCGGATGTGGGTGCGGTGTCGGGATGCTACTTCCAGCGCAATCGGGTGAAAGCGCCCTCGCATGCCGCGCGGGACGACGAGGCCGCGCGGCGGCTGCACCGGGCCTGCGCCGAACTGACCGGCCTGCGGGACTGA